One window from the genome of Rhodopseudomonas sp. P2A-2r encodes:
- the tnpC gene encoding IS66 family transposase, whose translation MPRDALPDDSETLKAMLLAERVQNERLRQIIRDLQRHQFGRRAETLPEDQMQLGLEDVEQAAARDVAEAEQATPAARQAGAAKRRANRGALPAHLPRIETTIDIDDKTCRCCQGALHRIGEDKSERLDIVPAKFRVLVTIRPKYACRQCEDGVVQAPVPARLIEGGLPTEATIAQVLVSKYADHLPLYRQAQIYGRQGVNLDRSTLADWVGNAAWHLRPLHQRLLDKLRERPKLFADETTLPVLDPGRGRTKTGQLWAYAADDRPWNGSEPPGVAYVYAPDRKAERPIAHLDSFRGILQVDGYAGYRRLAERGDVQLAFCWVHVRRNFYKLATPGPAPIASEALQRIAALYAIENDIRGRSAEERRTVRQQKSRSLVDALESWLRAKLGLISQKGKLAEAIRYTLSRWEGLVRFLDDGRIELDNNAVERSIRPITLNRKNALFAGSDGGAEHWATIASLIETCKLNDIDPLGYLTDVLTRIASGHPNRHIDALLPWAYQKQDLRAVA comes from the coding sequence ATGCCGCGCGACGCATTGCCCGATGATTCCGAGACCTTGAAAGCGATGCTGCTCGCCGAGCGGGTGCAGAACGAACGGCTGCGTCAGATCATCAGGGACCTGCAGCGCCACCAGTTTGGCCGCCGGGCGGAGACGCTGCCCGAGGACCAGATGCAGCTCGGTTTGGAAGACGTCGAGCAGGCGGCGGCGCGTGACGTCGCGGAAGCTGAGCAGGCGACACCGGCCGCACGACAGGCCGGAGCTGCGAAGCGTCGGGCCAATCGCGGCGCGCTGCCGGCGCATCTGCCGCGGATCGAGACCACCATCGATATCGACGACAAGACCTGCCGCTGCTGCCAGGGCGCGTTGCACCGGATCGGCGAAGACAAGAGCGAGCGGCTGGATATCGTGCCGGCGAAGTTCCGGGTGCTGGTCACGATCCGGCCGAAATACGCTTGTCGCCAATGTGAGGATGGCGTCGTGCAGGCCCCAGTGCCGGCGCGGCTGATCGAGGGTGGGCTTCCGACCGAAGCCACCATCGCCCAGGTGCTGGTCTCCAAATATGCGGATCATCTGCCGCTGTATCGGCAGGCCCAGATCTATGGCCGCCAGGGCGTCAACCTAGACCGCTCGACGCTGGCAGACTGGGTGGGGAATGCCGCCTGGCATCTGCGTCCGCTGCACCAACGCCTGCTCGACAAGCTCAGAGAGCGGCCAAAACTGTTTGCCGATGAGACGACGTTGCCGGTGCTGGATCCTGGTCGTGGTCGCACCAAGACCGGGCAGTTGTGGGCCTATGCCGCCGACGACCGGCCATGGAACGGATCCGAGCCGCCAGGCGTGGCCTATGTCTACGCGCCGGACCGCAAGGCCGAGCGGCCGATCGCCCATCTCGACAGCTTCAGGGGCATCTTGCAGGTCGATGGCTATGCCGGCTACCGCCGGCTGGCCGAGCGCGGCGACGTGCAGCTGGCGTTCTGTTGGGTCCATGTGCGGCGCAACTTCTACAAGCTCGCCACACCCGGACCTGCGCCGATCGCCAGCGAAGCACTGCAGCGCATCGCCGCGCTTTATGCGATCGAGAACGACATCCGCGGCCGCAGCGCCGAGGAGCGTCGGACCGTGCGGCAGCAGAAAAGCCGCTCGCTGGTCGACGCATTGGAGAGTTGGCTGCGCGCAAAACTCGGGCTGATCAGCCAAAAGGGCAAGCTCGCGGAGGCAATCCGCTATACGCTCTCGCGCTGGGAGGGTTTGGTCCGCTTCCTCGACGATGGCCGTATCGAGCTCGACAACAACGCCGTCGAGCGTTCTATCCGCCCGATCACGCTGAACCGGAAAAATGCCTTGTTCGCGGGCTCTGACGGAGGTGCCGAGCACTGGGCCACCATCGCCTCGCTGATCGAGACCTGTAAACTCAATGATATCGATCCGCTCGGCTACCTGACAGACGTCCTTACCAGGATCGCCAGCGGTCATCCCAACCGCCACATCGACGCGCTCTTGCCGTGGGCCTACCAAAAGCAAGACCTCAGAGCCGTGGCCTGA
- a CDS encoding nuclear transport factor 2 family protein, with protein sequence MSGRFLTQTQHRHWSGNVPLATVPAIGRDFLMWDAPMMHDLFDRWERVWHDSQYDLIPGCVGPNYIRHDENGDRTVTREAYADELVTVHKGRPGIRVVVYDHSFTDDRAWFRFSFQWLDPTTGEKQSRAGMQSYRIEDGKLVETWITMRPLGTSWTDVAQDRWTSPKN encoded by the coding sequence ATGTCCGGTCGCTTTTTGACCCAAACGCAACATCGTCACTGGAGCGGCAACGTCCCACTTGCTACCGTTCCAGCAATAGGCAGGGACTTCTTGATGTGGGATGCACCAATGATGCATGATCTATTCGACCGATGGGAACGGGTTTGGCACGACAGTCAATATGACCTAATCCCAGGTTGCGTTGGGCCGAACTACATCCGACACGATGAGAATGGCGACCGTACCGTAACTCGGGAAGCCTATGCGGACGAGCTTGTGACCGTTCACAAAGGCCGTCCAGGTATTCGCGTCGTCGTGTATGATCACTCATTCACCGACGACCGCGCGTGGTTCCGGTTTTCGTTCCAATGGCTTGACCCGACGACTGGCGAGAAGCAGAGCCGGGCCGGAATGCAAAGCTACCGCATCGAGGATGGCAAGCTGGTCGAGACTTGGATCACAATGCGACCGCTTGGCACATCGTGGACGGACGTTGCGCAGGATCGCTGGACAAGCCCTAAGAACTAG
- a CDS encoding beta strand repeat-containing protein: MLATTALTGSLMIGQALAQTLPTGGSVAAGSVAIASPSSTQLNVTQTSPSAVVNWQSFSIGHGAAVTIQQPGSTSALLNRVTGDTPSSIAGSLTANGQVYLVNPNGIAITSTGTVNTGGGFVASTLGISDADFLSGKRSFTGNGASAEVSNAGTITVGRGGYAALIGGTVSNAGSIFVPLGKVGLGSGESATLDFSGDGFLQVALPTAAGGTNALIRNAGSIKADGGSVIISAATAREAARNAVNISGLVQARTIGGRTGAIFIGGGAGGGVNISGKLIATSRQASGGAIAVTGHTIALEGASIDASGATGGGTINIGGGRQGEGALQRAHTLTVDAQTTIRADATTSGNGGAIVLWSDQLTRFAGTITARGGASSGNGGEAEVSGKAQLAYTGFTDLSAAHGSFGTLLLDPYNVIISNGADTGGFDATSNDSVINATTLMTALGAANVTITTGSGGTQAGNITVAAPLTWSAPTVLGLNAAGAIVINAPIAITAAGGLALNATAQAGITNTGLTFGNNASVDFGAIDHGGTFSLNGTTYTLVYTMAQLDAIDALDAIDGSALAQYGTGLSGNYALATNLSAAGPTYTRALIGTNSSNDVDTQYTGRFDGLGHTVTDLTINAPGLAWVGLLGYVNGAESSVSNIRVVGGTFTAKSNVAPLVGWLNGGVVQNSFASATVASLGTIISTTVTDGVVQSRTADGVNAGGLVGFNTGLIQSSHASSNVTGYTATGGLLGWGSALSLVTNSYATGTVSGINSTGGLAGTNGGMVTNSYATATVSGIQNTAGLVGTNTGTIQTSYATGSVSATGNRIGGLVGQNPGTIRASYATGAVSGTTNSGGLVGLNGPTGSVDSSYATGTVTGTVAVGGLVGGNNSTVPNVISNSYWDTQTSGISAAAGGGIGLTTAQLQGILPTAFGSSVWSTGAGLYPYLSWQFAAGSTPQAVSGIAYQADGAALAGATIAGTLSGTALATIQTGANGYYYFLLPQGSTSIGSGLFVDIAGNAVKSNAYVSGVNPTQNLDLNANTLTVRTAATTLSSVASSLASVIGITPTGDLVFSTPGGVLTANGGTSVSIAASGAFTVDQTLAVADAVRLSAAGSLTIAATGSVSSTSSDVTLAGSSFVNQRGADAVSAANGRWLVYSADPSNDGRGGLAYAFKQYAAIYGVTAVAQATGNGFLYSVAPTVTPTVSKTYDGGTGATLASTASGLDGDVIGLSYTTAAYDNANAGTGKTVTVNGLTMTSATNGGATVYGYTLGATTGTIAARAVTVTADAQSKVYGDANPALTYTVGGSGLVNGDSLSGSLTSGATTASGVGSYGITLGTLANSNYALTYAAANLTVTARAIAVTADAQSRAYGDANPALTYTVGGSGLVNGDSLSGSLASSATAATGVGSYGITLGTLANSNYALTYAAANLTVRARAITLTADAQSRAYGDANPALTYTVGGSGLVNGDSLSGSLTSSATAATGAGSYAIGQGSVAATSNYALTYAAANLTVTARAITVTADAQSRAYGDANPALSYTVGGSGLVNGDSLSGSLVTAAASDSAAGAYAIAQGTLINGRNPNYAIAYTGANLVVNAAPAPATTVSTPPTTTTASSTETSTVAPFVVAPADTSTTRQSNISFQIDQRSTTIVTPLAGTPTTAVSTSGSATRSAARRTSDDDIVTGSIGPQTKRKKKPAGR, translated from the coding sequence ATGCTGGCGACCACCGCGCTGACCGGCTCCCTGATGATCGGCCAGGCCTTGGCGCAGACTCTGCCGACCGGTGGCAGCGTCGCCGCCGGCAGCGTGGCGATCGCATCGCCTTCATCGACCCAGCTCAATGTCACGCAGACCAGCCCGAGCGCGGTGGTCAACTGGCAGAGCTTTTCGATCGGCCATGGCGCGGCGGTGACTATCCAGCAGCCGGGCAGTACGTCGGCGCTGCTCAACCGCGTCACCGGCGACACGCCGTCGAGCATTGCCGGCTCGCTCACCGCCAATGGTCAGGTCTATCTGGTCAATCCCAACGGCATCGCCATCACCTCGACCGGCACGGTCAACACCGGCGGCGGCTTCGTCGCCTCGACGCTGGGCATTTCCGATGCCGACTTCCTCAGCGGCAAGCGCAGCTTCACCGGCAATGGCGCCTCCGCCGAGGTCAGCAATGCCGGCACCATTACGGTCGGCCGCGGCGGCTATGCCGCGCTGATCGGCGGCACGGTGTCGAACGCGGGCAGCATCTTCGTGCCGCTCGGCAAGGTCGGGCTCGGCTCGGGCGAAAGTGCGACGCTGGATTTCTCCGGCGACGGATTTTTGCAGGTGGCGCTGCCGACCGCGGCCGGCGGCACCAATGCGCTGATCCGCAACGCCGGCTCCATCAAGGCCGATGGCGGCAGCGTGATCATCAGTGCCGCGACCGCACGCGAGGCGGCGCGCAATGCGGTGAACATCTCCGGTCTGGTGCAGGCGCGAACCATCGGCGGTCGCACCGGCGCGATCTTCATCGGCGGCGGTGCCGGCGGCGGCGTCAACATTTCCGGCAAGCTGATCGCGACCTCGCGTCAGGCCAGCGGCGGCGCCATCGCGGTGACCGGCCATACCATCGCGCTCGAAGGCGCCAGCATCGATGCCTCCGGCGCGACCGGTGGCGGCACCATCAACATCGGCGGCGGACGCCAGGGCGAAGGGGCGCTGCAACGCGCCCACACGCTCACCGTCGATGCGCAGACCACGATCCGCGCCGACGCAACGACCAGCGGCAATGGCGGCGCCATCGTGCTGTGGTCGGACCAGCTGACGCGCTTTGCCGGCACCATCACCGCACGCGGCGGCGCATCGTCCGGCAACGGCGGCGAGGCCGAAGTCTCCGGCAAGGCGCAGCTCGCTTACACCGGCTTCACCGATCTCTCGGCGGCTCATGGCAGCTTCGGCACGCTGCTGCTCGATCCCTACAACGTCATCATCTCGAACGGCGCCGATACCGGCGGTTTCGATGCCACCAGCAACGACAGCGTCATCAACGCGACCACGCTGATGACGGCGCTCGGCGCCGCCAATGTGACCATCACGACCGGCTCCGGCGGCACGCAGGCCGGCAATATCACAGTGGCGGCGCCGCTGACCTGGTCGGCGCCAACCGTCCTCGGGCTGAATGCAGCCGGCGCCATCGTCATCAACGCGCCGATCGCCATCACCGCCGCCGGCGGCCTGGCGCTGAATGCCACCGCGCAGGCCGGCATCACCAATACCGGGCTGACCTTCGGCAACAATGCCTCGGTCGACTTCGGCGCCATCGACCACGGTGGCACGTTCAGTCTCAACGGCACCACCTACACGCTGGTTTATACGATGGCGCAGCTCGATGCGATCGATGCGCTCGACGCCATCGACGGCAGCGCGCTGGCGCAGTACGGCACCGGCCTGTCCGGCAACTACGCGCTGGCCACCAACCTCAGCGCCGCCGGGCCCACCTATACCCGCGCGCTGATCGGCACCAACAGCAGCAACGATGTCGATACTCAGTACACCGGGCGGTTCGACGGACTCGGCCACACCGTCACAGACCTGACGATCAACGCGCCCGGCCTCGCGTGGGTAGGTCTGTTGGGCTACGTGAATGGCGCGGAGTCCAGCGTTTCGAACATCCGCGTGGTCGGCGGCACCTTCACCGCGAAAAGCAACGTTGCTCCGCTGGTCGGCTGGCTCAACGGCGGGGTCGTGCAGAACAGTTTCGCCAGCGCCACCGTGGCGTCGCTGGGAACCATCATCTCGACGACGGTGACCGACGGCGTGGTGCAGTCACGTACAGCTGATGGGGTCAACGCCGGCGGGCTGGTCGGTTTCAACACCGGCCTGATTCAATCCAGCCATGCCAGCAGTAACGTGACCGGCTACACCGCCACGGGCGGCCTGCTCGGCTGGGGATCCGCACTCAGCCTGGTGACCAACAGCTACGCAACCGGCACGGTCAGCGGGATCAACAGCACCGGCGGGTTGGCCGGCACCAATGGCGGCATGGTCACCAACAGTTACGCGACCGCCACCGTCAGCGGCATCCAGAATACCGCGGGACTGGTCGGCACGAATACAGGAACCATCCAGACCAGCTATGCGACGGGCTCGGTGAGTGCGACGGGTAATCGCATCGGCGGCTTGGTCGGCCAAAATCCAGGAACCATCCGGGCAAGCTATGCGACCGGCGCGGTGAGTGGCACCACCAACTCCGGAGGGCTCGTCGGGCTGAACGGCCCGACCGGCTCCGTGGATTCCAGCTACGCCACCGGCACTGTCACCGGCACCGTCGCTGTCGGCGGCCTTGTTGGCGGCAACAATTCCACCGTACCGAATGTCATTTCCAACTCCTATTGGGACACGCAGACCTCCGGCATCTCGGCGGCGGCCGGCGGCGGGATCGGCCTGACCACGGCGCAGTTGCAGGGCATCCTTCCCACGGCATTCGGCAGCTCGGTCTGGAGCACCGGCGCCGGGCTCTATCCGTATCTGAGCTGGCAGTTTGCCGCTGGCTCGACGCCGCAGGCGGTGTCGGGTATCGCCTACCAGGCCGATGGGGCGGCACTGGCCGGCGCCACCATCGCCGGCACGCTCAGCGGCACTGCGCTGGCGACGATCCAAACCGGCGCTAACGGCTACTACTACTTCCTGCTGCCGCAGGGCTCGACGTCGATCGGCAGCGGCCTGTTCGTTGACATTGCCGGCAACGCGGTGAAGTCCAACGCCTATGTGTCCGGCGTCAACCCGACGCAGAATCTCGACCTCAACGCCAATACGCTGACCGTGCGCACCGCGGCGACCACGCTGTCGTCGGTGGCGTCCTCGCTCGCCAGTGTGATCGGCATCACGCCGACCGGCGATCTGGTGTTCTCGACGCCGGGCGGCGTGCTGACTGCAAACGGAGGGACCAGCGTTTCTATCGCGGCCTCCGGCGCGTTCACCGTCGACCAGACGCTTGCGGTGGCGGACGCCGTGCGGCTTTCCGCTGCGGGCAGCCTGACCATCGCCGCGACTGGCTCCGTGTCCTCCACGAGCAGCGACGTGACGCTGGCGGGATCGAGCTTCGTCAATCAGCGCGGCGCTGATGCGGTTTCGGCCGCCAACGGCCGCTGGCTGGTCTACTCGGCGGATCCATCCAACGACGGCCGCGGCGGTCTCGCTTACGCGTTCAAGCAATACGCCGCGATCTACGGCGTGACAGCGGTGGCGCAGGCCACCGGCAACGGCTTCCTCTACAGCGTGGCCCCGACCGTCACGCCCACCGTCTCGAAGACCTATGACGGCGGCACCGGCGCGACGCTGGCGTCGACCGCGAGCGGCCTCGATGGCGACGTGATCGGCCTCAGCTACACGACGGCAGCCTACGACAATGCCAACGCCGGGACCGGCAAGACGGTCACCGTCAACGGGTTGACGATGACCTCCGCCACCAATGGCGGCGCCACGGTCTATGGCTACACCCTGGGCGCGACAACCGGCACCATTGCTGCGCGCGCGGTCACGGTGACGGCGGATGCGCAGAGCAAGGTCTATGGCGATGCCAACCCGGCGCTGACCTATACGGTCGGCGGCAGCGGCCTGGTCAACGGCGACAGCCTGTCGGGCAGCCTGACGAGCGGCGCCACTACCGCCTCCGGCGTCGGCAGCTATGGCATCACGCTCGGCACCCTCGCCAACAGCAACTATGCGCTGACCTACGCTGCAGCCAATCTCACCGTCACGGCGCGGGCGATCGCGGTGACGGCCGATGCGCAAAGCCGGGCCTATGGCGATGCCAACCCGGCGTTGACCTATACGGTCGGCGGCAGCGGACTGGTCAATGGCGACAGCCTGTCGGGCAGCCTGGCCAGCAGCGCCACCGCCGCAACCGGTGTCGGCAGCTACGGTATCACGCTCGGTACCCTCGCAAACAGCAACTACGCGCTGACCTACGCCGCCGCCAACCTTACCGTCAGGGCGCGGGCGATCACCCTGACGGCCGATGCGCAGAGCCGGGCCTATGGCGACGCCAACCCGGCGCTGACCTACACGGTCGGCGGCAGCGGCCTGGTCAATGGCGACAGCCTGTCGGGCAGCCTGACCAGCAGCGCCACCGCCGCAACCGGTGCCGGCAGCTACGCCATCGGCCAGGGCTCTGTCGCAGCCACCAGCAACTATGCGCTGACTTACGCCGCGGCCAACCTCACCGTCACGGCACGGGCGATCACCGTGACGGCGGATGCGCAGAGCCGGGCCTATGGCGACGCCAATCCGGCGCTGAGCTACACGGTCGGCGGCAGCGGGCTGGTCAACGGCGACAGTCTGTCGGGCAGCCTGGTCACCGCTGCGGCGTCGGATTCGGCGGCGGGTGCCTACGCGATCGCGCAGGGCACGCTGATCAACGGGCGCAACCCGAACTATGCCATCGCCTATACCGGCGCCAATCTCGTGGTGAACGCCGCGCCCGCGCCAGCAACGACAGTATCGACGCCCCCGACAACGACGACGGCCAGCTCGACAGAAACCTCGACAGTGGCGCCCTTTGTGGTGGCGCCGGCGGATACGTCGACAACAAGACAGTCGAATATCAGCTTTCAGATCGACCAACGCTCCACGACGATCGTGACGCCGCTGGCCGGGACGCCGACAACGGCGGTCAGCACGTCCGGCTCCGCCACGCGTAGCGCTGCGCGGCGGACCAGCGACGATGACATCGTGACGGGAAGCATTGGGCCCCAGACCAAGCGAAAGAAGAAACCTGCCGGGCGATAG
- a CDS encoding cell division protein ZapA translates to MGHIKANINGREYRMACEEGQEARLENLLHKPQARMAKLSNKFGKMGDPKLTVMAALTAIDELDDANLLVSQLRNRKTSARSGQPAWGEGKPDEGKRADGLRFDISAVALP, encoded by the coding sequence ATGGGCCATATCAAAGCTAACATCAACGGCCGTGAGTATCGCATGGCGTGTGAAGAAGGGCAGGAAGCGCGCCTCGAAAATCTCTTGCATAAACCTCAAGCCCGTATGGCTAAGCTGTCGAACAAGTTCGGAAAGATGGGCGATCCAAAATTGACTGTAATGGCAGCGCTCACTGCTATTGATGAGTTGGATGATGCCAATCTGCTCGTAAGCCAGCTTCGAAATCGGAAAACTAGCGCTCGATCAGGACAACCCGCTTGGGGCGAAGGGAAGCCAGACGAAGGCAAAAGGGCCGATGGGCTACGGTTTGATATCTCCGCAGTCGCTCTGCCGTAA
- a CDS encoding ShlB/FhaC/HecB family hemolysin secretion/activation protein: protein MLSKSLRGFIAFLAMLPAVAQAQTASQITPPSFRPSLERQGGFALQGGGGLATPSGAEKLSVRISGVQIKGALPALAAATAELERRLVGRSVSGAEIFAAARDLEAAYAKAGYVLVRVVLPPQHLANGARLKLTVVDGFIERIELKDVPERVRSRIASLVEPLVGRRGVTLVELERRVLLAGDTPGTLLRSTLAPGKSEGATVLVIEAKYQPVSAILTFDNALSAALGRTTVGAGVDFNSIAGLGELIYLRANGHPEFDGGNGFFERYPTNRGLAAGVIVPLWVDGLTFNAEGTDARTTPRAVQGIQTTDTFQRLSLRLRYAWLRGRAANFNSEVSFDAQDEVQSLFIGGDPVALSQDKLRIIRFTNDGDVLTPWGAAISGRVTGSFGLDALGARSAASASALLPLSRQGADASFQKLDAALGYSQRLYDHLAVQVTARAQTSFGQALLRSEQIGIANTSSLSGFDAGSIVGDQGYVARGEVSSPWTVPLPTTAVGVVAAPYVFGAYGEVNLQQPTALEAARIAATSYGGGVRFGGSVPGTLSNGSLALEYARTTRNDGVAAADRFLVVTAFRF from the coding sequence GTGCTGTCGAAAAGCTTGCGCGGTTTCATCGCGTTTTTGGCAATGCTGCCTGCTGTCGCGCAAGCGCAGACAGCTTCGCAAATTACCCCACCAAGTTTTCGACCGAGTTTAGAGCGACAGGGTGGCTTCGCCCTGCAGGGTGGCGGCGGTTTAGCCACGCCGAGCGGCGCCGAAAAACTCTCCGTCAGGATCTCCGGCGTTCAGATCAAGGGCGCGCTGCCGGCATTGGCGGCGGCGACCGCCGAGCTGGAGCGTCGTCTGGTCGGGCGTTCGGTGTCGGGCGCGGAGATTTTCGCCGCCGCGCGCGATCTCGAAGCGGCCTATGCCAAGGCGGGCTACGTGCTGGTGCGTGTGGTCTTGCCGCCGCAGCATCTCGCCAACGGTGCACGCCTCAAACTCACGGTCGTCGATGGCTTTATCGAGCGGATCGAACTCAAGGATGTGCCGGAGCGCGTGCGTTCGCGCATCGCCAGCCTGGTGGAGCCGCTGGTCGGCCGCCGCGGCGTGACGCTGGTGGAACTCGAACGCCGCGTGCTGCTGGCCGGCGATACGCCGGGCACGCTGCTGCGTTCGACGCTGGCGCCGGGGAAGAGCGAGGGCGCCACCGTGCTGGTGATCGAGGCCAAGTACCAGCCCGTCAGCGCCATTCTGACGTTCGACAACGCGCTGTCGGCGGCGCTCGGCCGCACCACGGTCGGTGCCGGCGTCGACTTCAACAGCATTGCGGGTCTCGGCGAGCTGATCTATCTGCGCGCCAACGGGCATCCGGAATTCGATGGCGGCAACGGCTTTTTCGAGCGCTATCCCACCAACCGCGGTCTGGCAGCAGGCGTCATCGTGCCGCTGTGGGTCGATGGCCTGACGTTCAACGCCGAGGGCACCGATGCACGAACCACGCCGCGCGCGGTGCAGGGCATCCAGACCACCGATACGTTCCAGCGGCTGTCGTTGCGGCTGCGCTACGCCTGGCTGCGCGGGCGCGCCGCCAATTTCAACAGCGAAGTGTCGTTCGACGCGCAGGACGAAGTGCAGAGCCTGTTTATCGGCGGCGATCCGGTGGCGCTGTCGCAGGACAAGCTGCGCATCATTCGCTTCACCAATGACGGCGACGTGCTGACGCCGTGGGGCGCTGCGATCTCCGGCCGCGTCACCGGCTCGTTCGGCCTCGATGCGCTCGGCGCGCGCTCGGCGGCGAGCGCAAGCGCATTGCTGCCCTTGTCGCGACAGGGCGCGGACGCTTCGTTCCAGAAGCTCGACGCTGCGCTCGGCTATTCCCAGCGGCTGTACGATCATCTCGCGGTTCAGGTCACCGCGCGGGCGCAGACCTCGTTCGGCCAGGCGCTGCTGCGCAGCGAGCAGATCGGCATCGCCAACACGTCGAGTCTGTCGGGCTTCGATGCCGGCAGCATCGTCGGCGATCAGGGCTATGTCGCGCGTGGCGAAGTCTCGTCGCCCTGGACCGTGCCGTTGCCGACCACCGCGGTCGGCGTCGTCGCCGCGCCCTACGTGTTCGGCGCCTACGGCGAAGTGAATTTGCAGCAGCCGACGGCGCTGGAGGCGGCGCGGATTGCCGCGACCTCCTATGGCGGCGGCGTCCGCTTCGGTGGTTCCGTGCCCGGCACCCTGTCGAACGGCTCGCTCGCACTCGAATACGCGCGCACCACGCGCAATGACGGCGTCGCTGCCGCTGACCGGTTTCTGGTCGTGACGGCGTTCAGATTCTAG
- the tnpA gene encoding IS66-like element accessory protein TnpA: protein MDTVDSAITKPVRRLEVFTGAGRRRTWSDEDKARVVAEIEASGDSVSGVARRHGLSPQQLFGWRRRVREAQAVVSKDDEPRFVPAVVTAALCETAGSRQRKARRQQRDEPLGGTIEVAIDGVTVRIGAGAPSDTIAAVLRALKAGA, encoded by the coding sequence ATGGACACAGTGGATAGTGCTATCACCAAGCCGGTTCGGCGGCTGGAGGTGTTCACCGGTGCGGGGCGCCGGCGGACATGGAGCGACGAGGACAAGGCGCGGGTCGTTGCGGAAATCGAAGCCAGTGGCGACTCTGTTTCTGGCGTGGCACGGCGGCACGGATTGTCGCCGCAGCAATTGTTTGGCTGGCGCCGGCGAGTCAGGGAAGCTCAGGCGGTCGTTTCGAAGGATGATGAACCACGGTTCGTCCCGGCGGTGGTTACCGCGGCACTGTGCGAGACTGCGGGATCTCGACAGCGCAAGGCGCGGCGGCAGCAGCGGGACGAACCGCTTGGCGGAACGATCGAGGTTGCGATCGACGGCGTGACGGTGCGCATCGGCGCGGGCGCTCCGTCGGACACCATCGCCGCGGTGTTGCGGGCGCTGAAAGCCGGAGCGTGA
- the tnpB gene encoding IS66 family insertion sequence element accessory protein TnpB (TnpB, as the term is used for proteins encoded by IS66 family insertion elements, is considered an accessory protein, since TnpC, encoded by a neighboring gene, is a DDE family transposase.) yields the protein MIGPTGAVRVMVATRPVDFRKGADGLAALVRESMAADPFSGAVYVFRAKRADRIKLVYWDGTGLCLFAKRLEDGIFRWPKIEDGVIHLSAAQLSALLEGLDWRRVHAARETVTPAQPG from the coding sequence GTGATCGGCCCGACGGGCGCGGTCCGGGTGATGGTGGCGACCAGGCCTGTGGACTTCCGCAAGGGCGCCGATGGGTTGGCGGCCCTGGTGCGGGAGAGCATGGCGGCGGATCCGTTCTCGGGCGCAGTCTACGTGTTCCGCGCCAAGCGCGCGGATCGGATCAAGCTGGTGTATTGGGATGGCACGGGTCTGTGCCTGTTCGCCAAGCGGCTGGAGGACGGCATCTTCCGCTGGCCGAAGATCGAAGATGGCGTGATCCATTTGTCGGCCGCGCAATTGTCGGCGCTGCTCGAAGGGCTGGATTGGCGGCGTGTCCACGCGGCGCGCGAGACGGTGACGCCGGCACAGCCCGGCTAA